From one bacterium Scap17 genomic stretch:
- the zapB gene encoding cell division protein ZapB produces the protein MSTELFTQLEQKVGQAIDSIEMLKMEVEELKEENQRLTETKGSQGEELEQLRQANARLQEERDQWASRLEGLIARFSETESETQSA, from the coding sequence ATGAGCACCGAACTCTTTACCCAACTTGAGCAGAAAGTCGGCCAGGCCATCGACAGCATCGAGATGCTGAAGATGGAAGTCGAAGAGCTGAAGGAAGAGAACCAGCGCCTGACTGAAACCAAGGGCAGCCAGGGCGAAGAACTGGAACAACTGCGTCAGGCCAATGCTCGCCTGCAGGAAGAGCGTGACCAGTGGGCGAGCCGTCTGGAAGGACTGATCGCACGCTTCAGCGAGACCGAGAGCGAAACCCAGAGCGCCTGA
- the slmA gene encoding nucleoid occlusion factor SlmA — MTQANPKQSRREQILQALALMLEEDSGKRITTAALARQVGVSEAALYRHFPSKARMFEGLIEFIESTLFERIALIIQDNDTAHARVHHILSLLLGFAEKNPGLCRLLNGDALTGETARLRTRMAQLFERLETQIKQVLREAEPREGLRPAITVTAAANLLMACAEGRIAQYVRSDYRKRPTEHWEDQWQLLSRDLLLSSQERIAV; from the coding sequence ATGACGCAGGCGAATCCAAAACAATCACGTCGCGAACAGATCCTCCAGGCACTCGCTCTGATGCTGGAAGAGGACAGCGGCAAACGCATCACGACTGCAGCACTGGCACGACAGGTCGGTGTCTCGGAGGCGGCGCTCTATCGTCACTTCCCCAGCAAGGCACGCATGTTCGAAGGACTGATCGAATTCATCGAGAGCACGCTGTTCGAGCGTATCGCGCTGATCATTCAGGACAACGACACCGCGCATGCCAGGGTGCATCACATCCTGAGCCTGCTGCTGGGCTTTGCCGAAAAGAACCCGGGGCTATGTCGCCTCCTCAACGGTGATGCCCTCACCGGCGAGACGGCACGCCTGCGCACGCGCATGGCGCAGCTGTTCGAGCGTCTCGAGACGCAGATCAAGCAGGTGCTGCGCGAAGCCGAACCTCGCGAAGGACTGCGACCGGCCATCACCGTCACGGCAGCGGCCAACCTGCTGATGGCGTGTGCGGAAGGCCGCATCGCCCAGTATGTGCGCAGCGACTATCGCAAGCGCCCGACCGAGCACTGGGAAGACCAGTGGCAGCTGCTGAGCCGCGACCTGCTGCTGAGCAGTCAGGAGCGCATTGCCGTCTGA
- a CDS encoding FtsX-like permease family protein, whose translation MSPPRSRNDSPSSRERGQPRAETRTRKAAAQAPESPEATERAARKGARSSRVSVESRYRSWLRHHAAMARDSARRLLVAPIASLLTMLAIAIALTLPAALWLALDSARLLDNELNDSAQLTLYLETSVDESQALTLSDSLRDAAGVGGVRLITAAEGMQEFAQALDLKRSLSLLDDNPLPASIVITPLDTTPESVRALATRLEGEPGVASARLDLAWLERLRQLGELGQKVTLGLALLFGLGVLLVVGNTIRLSVESRRQEIEVVTLIGATHAFVRRPFLYSGAWYGLGGGLLACGILALGGNWLAAPVTALVQSYGGNYVLPALGIAGGATLLVSSTILGWIGAWIAVGRHLASISPR comes from the coding sequence ATGAGTCCCCCGCGTTCCCGCAACGATTCTCCTTCTTCACGTGAGCGTGGCCAGCCCCGCGCCGAGACGCGTACCCGCAAGGCCGCCGCGCAGGCACCTGAATCACCGGAGGCCACCGAGCGTGCAGCGCGCAAGGGCGCGCGCTCTAGTCGTGTCTCGGTCGAGAGCCGCTACCGCAGCTGGCTGCGTCATCACGCTGCCATGGCGCGCGACAGCGCACGCCGCCTGCTGGTCGCGCCCATCGCCAGCCTGCTGACCATGCTGGCCATCGCCATCGCACTGACGTTGCCGGCGGCGCTGTGGCTGGCACTGGACAGCGCGCGCCTGCTCGACAATGAACTCAATGACAGCGCTCAGCTCACCCTCTATCTTGAAACCTCGGTCGATGAGAGCCAGGCGCTGACGCTGTCGGACTCGCTGCGCGACGCTGCCGGTGTCGGAGGAGTGCGTCTGATCACCGCCGCCGAGGGCATGCAGGAGTTCGCTCAGGCGCTGGACCTCAAGCGCTCACTGAGCCTGCTGGATGACAACCCCTTGCCGGCCAGCATCGTCATCACGCCGCTGGACACCACGCCGGAGTCTGTCCGTGCTCTGGCCACGCGTCTCGAAGGCGAGCCGGGTGTCGCCAGCGCACGCCTGGATCTGGCCTGGCTCGAGCGTCTGCGCCAATTGGGTGAGCTGGGTCAGAAAGTGACGCTAGGTCTCGCGTTACTCTTCGGGCTGGGCGTATTGCTGGTGGTGGGCAATACCATCCGCCTGTCCGTGGAGAGTCGCCGCCAGGAGATCGAGGTCGTGACGCTGATCGGGGCGACCCACGCCTTCGTGCGGCGTCCCTTCCTCTACAGCGGTGCCTGGTATGGTCTGGGAGGGGGGCTGCTGGCCTGCGGAATCCTGGCGCTTGGCGGCAACTGGCTGGCGGCACCCGTGACGGCTCTTGTACAAAGTTATGGCGGCAACTATGTGTTGCCCGCGCTGGGCATCGCAGGGGGTGCCACGCTGCTGGTTTCGAGTACAATATTGGGCTGGATAGGGGCCTGGATCGCGGTCGGACGTCATCTGGCGAGTATTTCTCCGCGCTGA
- the ftsE gene encoding cell division ATP-binding protein FtsE: MIAFEHVGKRYGGRFDALAGLDFRVERGEMVFLTGHSGAGKSSLLKLIMLLERPSRGRILVAGHDIGRLHTSQVPYYRRQIGVVFQDHQLLADRNIFHNVALPLMIQGVPPREQARRVRAALDKVGLLHREKALPIELSGGEQQRVGIARAVVNKPALLLADEPTGNLDPALSADIMRLFEDFNRIGTTVMIASHDLALIARLHHRTLELSDGRLIADKDAR; encoded by the coding sequence ATGATTGCCTTCGAGCATGTCGGCAAGCGCTATGGAGGGCGCTTCGATGCACTGGCCGGGCTCGACTTCAGGGTCGAGCGTGGCGAGATGGTCTTTCTGACAGGCCATTCCGGTGCCGGCAAGAGCTCGTTGCTCAAGCTGATCATGCTCCTCGAGCGCCCCTCGCGTGGGCGCATTCTGGTGGCGGGGCACGATATCGGGCGGCTGCATACCTCCCAGGTGCCATATTACCGCCGCCAGATCGGCGTGGTCTTTCAGGACCACCAGCTACTGGCTGACCGCAACATCTTCCACAACGTGGCCCTGCCGCTGATGATCCAGGGGGTCCCGCCGCGTGAACAGGCGCGGCGGGTGCGAGCGGCGCTCGACAAGGTCGGTCTGCTGCATCGTGAGAAGGCGCTGCCGATCGAGCTGTCCGGTGGTGAGCAGCAGCGGGTCGGCATCGCGCGTGCCGTGGTCAACAAGCCGGCGCTGCTGCTGGCCGATGAACCGACCGGCAATCTGGACCCGGCACTGTCCGCCGACATCATGCGTCTGTTCGAGGACTTCAATCGCATCGGTACCACGGTGATGATTGCCAGTCACGATCTGGCGCTGATCGCCCGCCTGCACCATCGCACGCTGGAGCTGTCCGATGGTCGTCTGATCGCCGACAAGGATGCCCGATGA
- the rpoH gene encoding RNA polymerase sigma factor RpoH: MSTSLQPLGHLSPGQDLNGYIQSVNRIAVLTAEEEHELALRLHEENHLESARRLVMSHLRFVVHIARSYSGYGLQQADLIQEGNVGLMKAVKRFDPHQGVRLVSFAVHWIKAEIHEFVLRNWRIVKVATTKAQRKLFFNLRGAKKRLAWLNNDEVDAIAGDLDVKPAVVREMESRLSAHDAGFDAGPSDDESSAYQAPANYLEDHSLDPAAQVEQQDLEDDSHGRLLKALAALDERSRDILQQRWLSDNKSTLHELADIYGVSAERIRQLEKNAMKKLRESMGDMSEGFAA, from the coding sequence ATGAGCACCAGTCTTCAGCCACTTGGCCACCTGTCACCGGGTCAAGATCTAAACGGCTATATTCAGTCGGTGAACCGTATCGCTGTGCTTACTGCCGAAGAAGAGCATGAGCTGGCCCTGCGGTTGCATGAAGAGAATCATCTGGAGTCGGCCCGTCGACTCGTCATGTCGCACCTGCGCTTCGTCGTGCATATCGCGCGCAGCTACAGCGGCTATGGCTTGCAGCAGGCGGACCTGATCCAGGAAGGTAACGTCGGCCTGATGAAGGCGGTCAAGCGTTTCGACCCGCATCAGGGCGTACGCCTCGTCTCCTTTGCCGTGCATTGGATCAAGGCCGAGATTCACGAATTCGTGCTGCGCAACTGGCGCATCGTGAAAGTCGCGACCACCAAGGCTCAGCGCAAGCTGTTCTTCAACCTGCGTGGCGCCAAGAAGCGCCTCGCCTGGTTGAACAACGATGAAGTGGATGCCATCGCGGGTGATCTGGATGTCAAACCTGCCGTGGTGCGTGAGATGGAAAGCCGTCTCTCCGCTCACGATGCAGGCTTCGACGCCGGCCCCAGCGACGACGAGAGCTCTGCCTATCAGGCGCCGGCCAACTATCTGGAAGATCACAGCCTCGATCCGGCTGCCCAGGTGGAACAGCAGGACCTGGAAGACGACTCCCACGGTCGTCTGCTCAAAGCGCTGGCGGCACTGGATGAGCGCTCACGCGACATTCTCCAGCAGCGTTGGTTGAGTGACAACAAGTCGACTCTGCACGAGCTTGCTGACATCTATGGCGTCTCTGCCGAGCGTATCCGTCAGCTGGAGAAGAACGCGATGAAGAAGCTGCGTGAATCGATGGGTGACATGAGCGAAGGCTTCGCTGCCTGA
- a CDS encoding GNAT family N-acetyltransferase, whose product MRGSVSRRLELRELADDQATLTALEAIEASQAHGLSQSQLIDVLNDDARCVLGARWQAGESPTAELIGFVVLARGPFEAEIEAITVHAAQRGQGVGARLLAAAIARARDWQRDSGLERLLLEVRASNAAAAALYAKAGFTRDGVRKGYYPLAEGGREDAWLMSLPLT is encoded by the coding sequence ATGAGAGGGTCAGTTTCCCGGCGTCTCGAGCTGCGTGAGCTGGCCGATGATCAAGCGACTCTGACGGCGCTTGAGGCCATCGAGGCCAGCCAGGCACATGGCCTGAGCCAGTCACAGCTGATCGATGTGCTCAACGATGACGCGCGCTGCGTGCTGGGCGCCCGGTGGCAGGCCGGCGAGTCGCCGACTGCAGAGCTGATCGGCTTCGTGGTGCTGGCGCGCGGGCCCTTCGAGGCCGAGATCGAGGCGATCACCGTACACGCCGCGCAGCGCGGGCAGGGCGTCGGCGCACGCCTTTTGGCCGCCGCCATCGCGCGGGCGCGTGACTGGCAGCGTGACTCGGGGCTTGAGCGCCTGCTGCTGGAGGTGCGCGCCAGCAATGCCGCCGCCGCAGCCCTCTATGCGAAGGCCGGTTTCACTCGGGATGGAGTGCGCAAGGGCTACTATCCGCTGGCGGAGGGTGGGCGTGAGGATGCCTGGCTCATGTCGCTGCCGCTGACGTGA
- the argB gene encoding acetylglutamate kinase — protein sequence MSHANRDPHQVVEVLSEALPYIQQFSGKTVVVKYGGNAMTEEALIDSFARDMVLMKEVGINPVVVHGGGPQIGALLEKLNIESRFVDGMRVTDSETMDVVEMVLGGLVNKGIVNLINQSGGKAIGLTGKDSGQIRARQLKVSGQTPGMNASEIIDIGHVGEVEHVSTDLIELLTRNDFIPVIAPIGVDAEGRSYNINADLVAGKVAEALGAEKLMLLTNVAGLMNAQGEVMTGLTTEAVDGLIEDGTIYGGMLPKISCALDAVKQGVRSAHIIDGRVPHATLLEIFTNAGVGTLISNAEADTDKA from the coding sequence ATGAGCCACGCCAACCGCGACCCGCATCAGGTGGTCGAGGTCCTGTCCGAAGCCCTGCCCTATATCCAGCAGTTCTCGGGCAAGACCGTGGTGGTCAAGTACGGCGGCAACGCCATGACCGAAGAAGCCTTGATCGACTCCTTCGCTCGCGACATGGTGTTGATGAAGGAAGTCGGCATCAATCCGGTGGTCGTGCATGGCGGCGGCCCGCAGATCGGCGCACTGCTCGAGAAGCTGAACATCGAATCACGCTTCGTCGATGGCATGCGCGTCACGGACTCCGAGACCATGGACGTGGTCGAGATGGTGCTGGGCGGCCTGGTCAACAAGGGCATCGTCAACCTGATCAACCAGAGTGGCGGCAAGGCCATCGGCCTGACCGGCAAGGACAGCGGCCAGATTCGCGCCCGTCAACTCAAGGTCAGCGGCCAGACGCCGGGAATGAATGCCTCTGAAATCATCGACATTGGTCATGTCGGTGAGGTCGAGCATGTCTCCACCGATCTGATCGAACTACTGACACGCAACGATTTCATTCCCGTCATCGCCCCCATCGGGGTCGATGCCGAGGGTCGCAGCTACAATATCAATGCCGACCTGGTCGCCGGCAAGGTCGCCGAGGCACTGGGCGCGGAGAAATTGATGCTGCTGACCAACGTGGCTGGCCTGATGAACGCACAAGGCGAAGTCATGACCGGCCTGACCACCGAGGCGGTGGATGGCCTGATCGAGGATGGCACCATCTACGGTGGTATGCTGCCCAAGATCAGCTGTGCACTGGACGCCGTGAAGCAAGGTGTGCGCAGCGCCCACATCATCGACGGCCGCGTGCCACATGCGACCCTGCTGGAAATCTTCACCAATGCCGGGGTCGGCACGTTGATCAGCAACGCGGAAGCAGACACTGACAAGGCGTAA
- a CDS encoding BolA/IbaG family iron-sulfur metabolism protein: MSIQTQIDTKLATLDPLMVEVVNESHMHSVPPDSETHFKVTLVSERFSGLSRVKRHQQLYALLSEELDGPVHALALHLYTAQEWAARGGEIPDSPNCLGGGKH; the protein is encoded by the coding sequence ATGAGCATCCAGACCCAGATAGATACCAAGCTCGCGACGCTTGACCCGTTGATGGTCGAAGTCGTCAACGAGAGCCATATGCATAGCGTGCCGCCTGATTCCGAGACCCATTTCAAGGTCACCCTGGTCAGCGAGCGCTTCAGCGGCCTGTCGCGGGTCAAGCGTCACCAGCAGCTGTATGCCCTGCTCAGCGAAGAGCTGGATGGCCCGGTGCATGCCTTGGCACTGCACCTGTACACCGCACAGGAGTGGGCGGCACGCGGTGGCGAGATTCCGGATTCCCCCAACTGCCTGGGTGGCGGCAAGCACTGA
- the rsmD gene encoding 16S rRNA (guanine(966)-N(2))-methyltransferase RsmD, whose product MKKRASSQGPARGKSNAPSRADKQHGKQSGKRGQAAGGPGRLRIIGGRFKRRLLNVIDAPGLRPTPDRVRETLYNWLGFHVGGARVLDLYAGSGALGLEALSREAAHVTFVERDSRVARALEANLATLANGDSLPTQVVTGDVLHWLETTTPAAGGMDLVLLDPPFRLELAAASCALLEAHGWLSDDAMIYLEVESGLDPVVPANWQLHRESRAGDSHGRLYRRHPPA is encoded by the coding sequence ATGAAAAAACGCGCATCCTCCCAAGGCCCCGCACGGGGCAAATCCAACGCGCCCTCGCGCGCTGACAAGCAGCACGGCAAGCAGAGCGGCAAGCGTGGCCAGGCCGCCGGCGGGCCAGGTCGCCTGCGCATCATCGGCGGGCGCTTCAAGCGCCGCCTGCTCAACGTGATCGACGCACCGGGCCTGCGCCCGACGCCCGACCGCGTGCGTGAGACGCTCTACAACTGGCTGGGCTTTCATGTCGGCGGCGCCCGCGTGCTTGACCTCTATGCCGGCAGCGGCGCGCTGGGCCTCGAGGCGCTGTCGCGTGAGGCGGCGCATGTCACCTTCGTGGAGCGCGACAGCCGCGTCGCGCGTGCGCTCGAGGCCAATCTCGCGACCCTCGCCAACGGCGACAGCCTGCCAACACAGGTGGTGACCGGCGATGTCCTGCACTGGCTCGAGACGACCACTCCCGCCGCGGGCGGCATGGACCTGGTGCTGCTCGATCCGCCCTTCCGGCTCGAGCTGGCCGCCGCGAGCTGCGCACTGCTCGAAGCGCATGGCTGGCTGAGCGATGACGCCATGATCTATCTGGAAGTGGAATCCGGCCTCGACCCCGTGGTACCTGCCAACTGGCAGCTGCATAGGGAAAGCCGTGCCGGCGACAGTCATGGCCGCCTGTATCGGCGCCATCCGCCCGCCTGA
- a CDS encoding EAL domain-containing protein, whose product MDPISSHVNSTHSLWRIFGLNAALMVVLGGLFLASQWFDVREQEMRRLELLDTQLHISTEQLIANVSREMMVLERVLSSEGRELWRGSLDSALGRHPSLVSLMVVPFADYRGSSLRQIGVGRSCSWQLTQPEAQALPGRSSLLFGSALPLASGQPGLPFYRHMDIDGMSWLLIGCLDFSESRSLLANPNSDDGQRLRLFSTNGLLLFSSPQEHALGVTGKLPLSSMANMGKYISERGVRRYHVPGFDGRPRMAAGSFIAPLKLFSVVSQPISSLWWLWWNRIWFGMLLGGIFLVVLVVMVARAERKRAERHDELEGALESMTARSRTLVTLMDNLPGVVYRIEVNTGVLTFISNGSAELFGRSAESLVGAGITLTELIHQEDRQSVSAARHWAMCAQMRHEQVFRIIADHERWVLDRSVMIDSEDGVRYWEGLLLDISAHKESERQLDFLARHDALTGLYNRKAFMAAADERVTAGGLMIYADIDRFSTVNDGLGHEAGDQLLVAVGERLRRLLPPGGLVARLGADEFGLYLPHGNDDPAQVVEEIQQKVERPFTILGRPLIISLTAGYVLSETNGDAQALMLNADVALYHAKSRGDHALCWESSLDKHVASRMTLEQDLRQAIGSEQLYLHYQPQLDSHGELQGVEALLRWQHPELGMISPAQFIPLAEETGLIFRLGRFVLEEACAQMVRWQDAGLHMPRMAVNLSARQLTSGYENEVFGVLENQKLSPTRLEVEVTETLLIQDMEGGLAVLGALRELGVRVALDDFGQGYSSLSYLSFLPLDVLKVDRSFVMKMDAVAGSEGGIRCPNQQAIQLVGAVISLGHSLGHEIVAEGVETDVQFEELKRLGCDTYQGYLLARPMSAEAILERFSVNA is encoded by the coding sequence GTGGACCCGATTTCCTCGCACGTCAATAGCACACATTCGCTGTGGCGAATCTTTGGGCTCAATGCGGCCTTGATGGTGGTATTGGGTGGCCTGTTTCTGGCCAGCCAATGGTTTGACGTGCGTGAACAGGAAATGCGCCGCCTGGAGCTGCTGGATACCCAACTGCATATCTCCACCGAGCAGCTGATCGCCAATGTCTCGCGCGAGATGATGGTGCTGGAGCGCGTGTTGAGCAGCGAAGGCAGGGAGCTGTGGCGTGGCTCGCTGGATAGCGCGCTGGGCCGTCATCCCTCTCTGGTCTCGCTGATGGTGGTGCCGTTTGCCGATTACCGCGGCAGTAGCCTGCGTCAGATCGGCGTGGGGCGCAGTTGCAGCTGGCAGCTGACCCAGCCGGAAGCCCAGGCGCTGCCCGGACGCAGCAGCCTGCTGTTCGGCTCCGCACTGCCGCTGGCGTCCGGTCAGCCGGGCTTGCCGTTCTACCGTCACATGGATATCGACGGCATGTCCTGGCTGCTGATCGGCTGCCTGGATTTCTCCGAGTCACGTAGTCTGCTGGCCAACCCTAATTCCGATGATGGGCAGCGCCTGCGCCTGTTCTCCACCAACGGTCTGCTGCTGTTCTCGAGCCCCCAGGAGCATGCGCTGGGCGTGACCGGCAAGCTGCCGTTGTCCTCGATGGCCAACATGGGCAAGTACATCTCCGAGCGTGGTGTGCGCCGCTACCATGTGCCGGGCTTCGACGGCCGGCCGCGCATGGCGGCGGGCAGCTTTATCGCACCGCTCAAGCTGTTCAGCGTCGTGAGTCAGCCGATCTCCAGCCTGTGGTGGCTGTGGTGGAATCGTATCTGGTTCGGCATGCTGCTCGGCGGCATCTTCCTGGTCGTGCTGGTGGTCATGGTGGCGCGTGCCGAGCGCAAGCGCGCTGAGCGCCACGATGAGCTTGAGGGCGCGCTCGAGTCGATGACGGCGCGTTCTCGCACTCTGGTGACGTTGATGGATAACCTGCCGGGCGTGGTATATCGCATCGAGGTCAATACTGGAGTGCTGACCTTCATCAGCAACGGCTCGGCCGAGCTGTTCGGTCGCTCGGCCGAATCACTGGTCGGCGCCGGCATCACCCTGACCGAGCTGATCCATCAGGAAGACCGTCAGTCCGTCAGCGCCGCCCGCCACTGGGCGATGTGCGCGCAGATGCGCCATGAGCAGGTCTTCCGCATCATCGCCGACCATGAGCGTTGGGTGCTGGACCGTAGCGTGATGATCGATAGCGAGGATGGCGTGCGCTACTGGGAAGGCCTGCTGCTGGACATCAGTGCGCACAAGGAGTCCGAGCGTCAGCTCGATTTTCTGGCGCGCCATGATGCCCTGACGGGGCTCTATAACCGCAAGGCCTTCATGGCGGCGGCCGACGAGCGCGTCACGGCGGGTGGCTTGATGATCTACGCCGATATCGACCGTTTCTCGACCGTCAACGATGGCCTGGGCCATGAAGCCGGTGACCAGCTGCTGGTCGCGGTCGGCGAGCGCCTGCGTCGTCTGCTGCCGCCTGGTGGTCTGGTGGCGCGCCTGGGGGCCGATGAGTTCGGCCTCTATCTGCCGCATGGCAATGATGATCCGGCGCAGGTGGTGGAGGAGATCCAGCAGAAGGTCGAGCGTCCCTTTACGATTCTGGGTCGCCCGCTGATCATCAGTCTGACGGCAGGCTATGTGCTGTCCGAGACCAATGGCGATGCCCAGGCGCTGATGCTGAATGCCGATGTGGCGCTCTATCACGCCAAGTCGCGCGGCGATCATGCGCTGTGCTGGGAGTCGTCGCTGGACAAGCATGTCGCGTCGCGCATGACGCTGGAACAGGACCTGCGTCAGGCCATCGGCAGCGAGCAGCTCTATCTGCATTACCAGCCGCAGCTGGATAGCCACGGTGAACTGCAGGGTGTCGAGGCGCTGCTGCGCTGGCAGCATCCGGAGCTGGGCATGATCTCGCCAGCCCAGTTCATTCCGCTGGCCGAGGAGACCGGCCTGATCTTCCGTCTCGGGCGTTTCGTGCTCGAGGAGGCCTGTGCCCAGATGGTGCGCTGGCAGGACGCCGGCCTTCACATGCCGCGCATGGCGGTCAATCTGTCGGCGCGCCAGCTGACCTCGGGCTACGAGAACGAAGTCTTCGGCGTGCTGGAAAACCAGAAGCTGTCGCCGACGCGGCTGGAAGTCGAGGTGACCGAGACGCTGCTGATCCAGGACATGGAAGGGGGGCTTGCCGTGCTCGGCGCGCTGCGCGAGCTGGGCGTGCGTGTGGCGCTGGATGACTTCGGGCAGGGCTATTCGTCGCTGTCCTATCTGTCATTCCTGCCGCTGGATGTGCTCAAGGTCGACCGCAGCTTTGTGATGAAGATGGATGCGGTCGCCGGCTCTGAGGGCGGTATCCGCTGTCCCAATCAGCAGGCCATCCAGCTGGTCGGCGCCGTGATCAGCCTGGGGCACTCGCTGGGCCATGAGATCGTCGCCGAGGGAGTCGAGACGGACGTGCAGTTCGAGGAGCTCAAGCGACTGGGCTGCGACACCTATCAGGGCTACCTGCTGGCGCGGCCGATGTCCGCCGAGGCCATACTGGAGCGCTTCAGCGTCAACGCCTGA
- the ftsY gene encoding signal recognition particle-docking protein FtsY — protein sequence MFGFFKRKKHKAQEQKASEQQALEQQALEQTQDAMPHEQADAEQAARLEAEKVEAERLAGEEAARAEAQKLEEQKAEAEAERRASEQAAADQAAKAEAERIAQEQAAQEQAARDEAERISHEQAAAERVAAEKAAREEAERLAAEQAAQAEAERIAAEQAAQARAEEAASEARAEEARIAAREEEERQAAAQLAAIEAEEQAALEQARLEEEARAAEAAAAGADAVVEDDKARDTARDGREKPRRGFFARIKAGLGKTRANLTEGVASLFLGKKQIDDELMEDLETQLLMADVGIEATTEIIDNLTARISRKELKEPQALYEALQEELRLMLAPVAKDLELPAKGSGPFVILMIGVNGVGKTTTIGKLAKRYQSQGRSVMLAAGDTFRAAAVEQLKVWGERNKVPVIAQHTGADSASVIYDALEAAKARNVDILIADTAGRLHNKGHLMEELKKVQRVMAKLDVSAPHEVMLVLDAGTGQNALSQASTFHEAVNITGLTLTKLDGTAKGGIIFALAKQLNLPIRYIGVGEGVDDLRPFAADDFVSALFARAGDEASEEANAESREA from the coding sequence ATGTTCGGTTTTTTCAAGCGCAAGAAACACAAGGCTCAGGAGCAGAAAGCCTCCGAGCAGCAGGCCCTCGAGCAACAGGCTCTTGAACAGACACAAGACGCCATGCCTCACGAGCAAGCCGATGCCGAGCAGGCAGCGCGGCTCGAGGCCGAGAAGGTAGAGGCAGAGCGCCTTGCCGGTGAAGAGGCGGCTCGGGCCGAGGCTCAGAAGCTCGAAGAGCAGAAGGCCGAAGCTGAAGCCGAGCGCCGCGCCTCTGAGCAGGCGGCTGCCGACCAGGCCGCCAAGGCCGAAGCCGAGCGCATCGCGCAGGAACAGGCCGCTCAGGAACAGGCCGCCCGAGACGAAGCGGAGCGTATCTCCCATGAGCAGGCCGCTGCAGAACGCGTCGCCGCTGAAAAGGCCGCCCGGGAAGAGGCGGAACGTCTGGCTGCCGAGCAGGCCGCCCAGGCAGAGGCCGAGCGTATCGCTGCCGAACAGGCCGCTCAGGCCCGTGCGGAAGAAGCCGCCAGTGAAGCGCGTGCCGAAGAGGCGCGTATCGCGGCTCGCGAGGAAGAAGAGCGTCAGGCCGCCGCGCAGCTGGCCGCCATCGAGGCCGAAGAGCAGGCCGCGCTGGAACAGGCTCGCCTGGAAGAAGAAGCACGTGCCGCCGAGGCTGCCGCCGCTGGCGCAGACGCCGTGGTCGAGGACGACAAGGCGCGTGACACGGCCCGCGACGGACGCGAAAAGCCACGTCGTGGCTTCTTCGCGCGCATCAAGGCCGGTCTTGGCAAGACACGCGCCAATCTGACCGAGGGCGTCGCCAGCCTGTTCCTCGGCAAGAAGCAGATCGATGATGAGTTGATGGAAGACCTCGAGACCCAGCTGCTGATGGCAGACGTGGGCATCGAGGCGACCACCGAGATCATCGACAACCTGACCGCGCGCATCTCGCGCAAGGAATTGAAGGAGCCGCAGGCGCTCTACGAAGCGCTGCAGGAAGAACTGCGCTTGATGCTGGCGCCGGTCGCCAAGGACCTGGAGCTGCCGGCCAAGGGCAGCGGTCCCTTCGTGATCCTGATGATCGGCGTCAACGGCGTCGGCAAGACCACCACCATCGGCAAGCTGGCCAAGCGCTATCAGAGCCAGGGTCGCAGCGTGATGCTGGCGGCGGGCGATACCTTCCGTGCTGCGGCGGTGGAGCAGCTCAAGGTCTGGGGCGAGCGCAACAAGGTGCCGGTCATCGCTCAGCATACCGGTGCCGACAGTGCCTCGGTCATCTATGACGCCCTGGAAGCTGCCAAGGCGCGTAACGTCGATATCCTGATCGCCGATACCGCGGGCCGCCTGCACAATAAGGGCCATCTGATGGAAGAGCTCAAGAAGGTGCAGCGCGTGATGGCCAAGCTGGATGTGTCCGCGCCCCACGAGGTGATGCTGGTGCTGGATGCCGGTACCGGCCAGAACGCGCTGTCACAGGCCTCCACCTTCCATGAAGCAGTCAACATCACGGGCCTGACGCTGACCAAGCTGGATGGGACCGCCAAGGGCGGCATCATCTTCGCGTTGGCCAAGCAGCTCAATCTGCCGATCCGCTATATCGGTGTCGGGGAAGGTGTTGATGACCTGCGTCCATTCGCGGCTGATGACTTCGTCAGTGCCCTGTTTGCACGCGCTGGCGATGAGGCAAGCGAAGAGGCCAACGCCGAGTCGCGCGAGGCATGA